A stretch of Halomonas elongata DSM 2581 DNA encodes these proteins:
- a CDS encoding IclR family transcriptional regulator domain-containing protein, producing MQDDTLTPDDRDFVTALASGLEVIQAFDDETPRMTLSEVAAKTDMNRARARRFLLTLHALGYVRKQQRHFELAPKALQLGYAFLSANNYRSVIQQYLEDITDEIGESSSMGVLDGDNVIYVARSSAKHRLMAITLSVGTRLPAAYTSMGRVLLSQLPDDELARYLEQVKLEPHTERSITDTAQLRNCIEQVRQQGYSIVDQELDPGLRSLAVPAFDANGKLLGAINISTNAARIDFDTLTRSFLPLLRDKVQLIQANVS from the coding sequence ATGCAAGACGATACTCTGACACCCGACGATCGCGATTTCGTGACGGCACTGGCCAGCGGCCTGGAAGTCATCCAGGCCTTCGATGACGAAACCCCGCGCATGACATTGAGCGAGGTGGCCGCCAAGACGGACATGAACCGAGCCCGTGCTCGCCGTTTCCTGCTGACGCTGCATGCCCTGGGCTACGTTCGCAAGCAGCAACGTCACTTCGAGCTTGCTCCCAAGGCACTGCAACTCGGGTATGCCTTCCTGTCGGCCAACAACTACCGTTCGGTGATCCAGCAATACCTGGAGGACATCACCGATGAAATCGGCGAGTCTTCATCGATGGGCGTGCTGGACGGTGACAACGTGATCTATGTGGCCCGCTCTTCCGCCAAGCATCGCCTGATGGCCATCACGCTGTCGGTCGGAACGCGCCTGCCGGCGGCCTATACTTCGATGGGGCGTGTACTGCTGTCGCAGTTGCCGGATGACGAACTGGCCCGCTATCTCGAACAGGTGAAGCTCGAGCCGCATACCGAGCGTTCCATCACCGATACGGCCCAGTTGCGCAACTGCATCGAGCAGGTACGCCAACAGGGATACAGCATCGTCGACCAGGAACTGGACCCGGGACTACGCTCCCTGGCAGTACCGGCCTTCGATGCCAACGGCAAGCTGCTTGGTGCCATCAACATCAGCACCAATGCCGCGCGCATCGACTTCGACACCCTGACACGGTCATTCCTGCCGCTGCTGCGGGACAAGGTGCAACTGATCCAGGCCAATGTCAGCTGA
- a CDS encoding AEC family transporter has product MLDILAITTPIFLLIGFGYLTVAGRIISREQLQGVGIFVMYCALPALIIRALTQNALAEVFNPHYLLAYGVGSLAVFGLGLAISLKVRRHPLGTSAILSLGMSASNSGFIGYPVASMVLGPPAAIFLALCMVIENLLIIPLALILAELGHQTGNDLHKTLRRTFLNLTRNPVLIGLLIGVLLASINIPLPQPFTKAIDMLASAAGPAALFVIGGTLHGLRVNGMAQDLGQLAIGKLVLHPLAVFGMFLLLPDLDPTLLTGALLFASAPMISVYPLFGQRYGLDGVTTAALMVCTLSYFVTISLVLWLMRHSGLFALSSG; this is encoded by the coding sequence TTGCTCGATATCCTCGCCATCACCACGCCCATTTTCCTGTTGATCGGCTTCGGTTACCTGACGGTAGCCGGCCGCATCATCTCGCGAGAACAGCTTCAGGGCGTCGGTATCTTCGTCATGTACTGCGCCCTGCCGGCCCTGATCATTCGGGCCTTGACGCAGAATGCCCTGGCCGAGGTCTTCAATCCTCATTATCTGCTGGCCTATGGCGTGGGCTCGCTGGCGGTCTTCGGCCTCGGGCTGGCCATCAGCCTGAAAGTCAGGCGCCACCCACTGGGGACCAGCGCCATACTGTCGCTCGGCATGTCGGCCTCCAACAGTGGCTTCATCGGCTACCCGGTGGCCTCCATGGTGCTCGGGCCACCCGCCGCCATCTTCCTGGCCCTGTGCATGGTGATCGAGAACCTGCTGATCATTCCGCTCGCGCTGATTCTGGCCGAGCTCGGCCACCAGACTGGCAACGACCTGCACAAGACACTGCGCCGAACCTTCCTCAACCTGACACGCAACCCGGTTCTCATCGGGCTACTGATCGGCGTCCTGCTGGCCTCGATCAACATTCCGCTGCCTCAGCCCTTCACCAAGGCCATCGACATGCTGGCCAGCGCTGCGGGCCCCGCAGCGCTGTTCGTGATCGGCGGCACGCTGCACGGTCTGCGCGTGAATGGCATGGCACAAGACCTGGGGCAGCTCGCCATCGGCAAGTTGGTACTGCACCCACTGGCGGTTTTCGGGATGTTCCTGCTACTGCCGGACCTCGACCCCACGCTGTTGACGGGCGCCCTGCTGTTCGCCAGCGCGCCGATGATCAGCGTCTACCCCCTGTTCGGCCAACGCTACGGGCTGGACGGCGTCACCACCGCTGCTCTGATGGTCTGCACCCTGAGCTACTTCGTGACCATCAGCCTGGTACTGTGGCTGATGCGGCATAGCGGCCTGTTCGCCCTGTCCTCCGGCTAG